A window from Zingiber officinale cultivar Zhangliang chromosome 7A, Zo_v1.1, whole genome shotgun sequence encodes these proteins:
- the LOC122001965 gene encoding uncharacterized protein LOC122001965, with translation MRVSPSNQYQLVKHETSYQIQLASPKEQVSCGCTSFPYFNCASTLENATSPPDAALLHDSETSSESSSTDSGKESITDDVVHEAEKEICNKSNMKKPLADCFIPAILDNTVDLSIESPSSTAGFGKTRKVQWTDACGKELFEIKEFQLSEGDLSDDDFGHGSDKCNCVIL, from the exons ATGAGAGTTTCACCTTCAAACCAATATCAGTTGGTAAAACACGAAACTAGTTATCAAATTCAACTGGCTTCCCCAAAAGAACAAGTCTCATGTGGATGTACTTCCTTCCCTTACTTCAACTGTGCATCCACACTTGAAAATGCAACATCACCTCCTGATGCAGCCCTGCTACATGATTCTGAAACTTCCTCAGAATCTTCCTCAACCGATAGCGGCAAGGAATCTATTACAGATGATGTAGTCCATGAGGCTGAAAAAGAGATATGCAACAAGAGCAATATGAAGAAACCACTTGCAGATTGTTTTATTCCTGCGATACTAGACAACACTGTCGATTTGTCGATAGAATCACCAAGCAGCACCGCAGGATTTGGCAAAACAAGGAAAGTGCAGTGGACCGATGCATGTGGGAAGGAACTTTTCGAAATTAAGGAGTTCCAACTCAG CGAAGGTGATTTATCAGATGATGACTTCGGGCATGGCAGTGATAAATGCAACTGTGTCATACTGTAA
- the LOC122000746 gene encoding aldehyde dehydrogenase family 2 member C4-like isoform X2, with the protein MACGLKMPEIKFTKLFINGSFVDAVSGKTFATTDPRSGEVITMVAEGEKDDVDLAVKAAREAFDHGQWPRMSGFQRGQIMIKFADLIDQHIEELATLDSLEVGKLFSHNKLADIPSATRMLRYFAGAADKIHGETLKMGGPFHGYTLKEPIGVVGHIIPWNFPTVMFFFKVSPALAAGCTMVVKPAEQSSLSALYYAFLAKQAGIPDGVLNVVTGFGPTAGAAIASHMDINQVSFTGSTEVGRLIMEAAARSNLKPVSLELGGKSPLIIFDDADINMAVKLAQRAVFYNKGEVCVAASRIYVQEGIYDDFMKKAVETVGDWIVGDPFDPHVHQGPQVDKEQFEKVLRYIEHGKREGATIVAGGKPCGENGYYIEPTIFVDVKEDMVIAKEEIFGPVMSLMKFKTMEEAIERANNTRYGLAAGVVTKNLDIANRMARSIHAGSIWINCYSAFDSDCPFGGFKMSGFGKDLGMHSIEKYLQVKSVVTRLHDSPWL; encoded by the exons ATGGCCTGTGGATTGAAGATGCCGGAAATCAAGTTCACTAAGCTCTTCATTAATGGCAGCTTCGTCGACGCCGTCTcag GGAAGACATTTGCAACGACAGATCCGCGCTCAGGGGAGGTGATAACGATGGTGGCAGAGGGCGAAAAAGACGACGTGGATTTAGCAGTGAAGGCAGCAAGAGAAGCTTTTGACCATGGCCAATGGCCTCGCATGTCTGGATTT caAAGAGGACAGATTATGATCAAGTTCGCAGACTTGATCGACCAGCACATCGAGGAATTAGCCACACTCGACAGCTTAGAAGTGGGGAAGCTGTTCTCCCACAACAAGCTGGCTGACATCCCCTCGGCTACCCGGATGCTCCGGTACTTCGCCGGCGCCGCCGATAAGATCCACGGCGAAACACTAAAGATGGGCGGACCGTTCCATGGATACACGCTCAAGGAGCCCATTGGGGTGGTCGGGCATATAATACCTTGGAATTTCCCGACCGTCATGTTCTTCTTCAAGGTCTCCCCTGCTTTGGCTGCGGGCTGCACCATGGTTGTCAAACCGGCAGAGCAGAGCTCGCTCTCTGCACTTTACTATGCTTTCTTGGCTAAGCAG GCAGGCATTCCAGATGGCGTTCTGAATGTCGTGACCGGTTTTGGCCCAACTGCCGGAGCTGCCATTGCTTCTCACATGGACATCAACCAA GTTAGTTTCACAGGATCCACTGAAGTAGGACGTTTGATCATGGAGGCAGCTGCGAGAAGCAACTTGAAGCCCGTATCACTCGAATTGGGTgggaaatcaccattaatcatctTCGACGATGCAGATATCAACATGGCCGTTAAACTCGCTCAAAGGGCAGTGTTCTACAACAAG GGAGAAGTGTGCGTGGCCGCATCGCGAATCTACGTACAAGAAGGAATTTACGACGACTTCATGAAGAAGGCGGTGGAGACTGTGGGTGACTGGATTGTCGGTGACCCTTTCGATCCACATGTTCATCAGGGGCCTCAA GTGGACAAGGAGCAATTCGAGAAGGTCCTCAGATATATCGAGCATGGCAAAAGAGAAGGAGCTACCATTGTTGCTGGAGGCAAACCCTGTGGTGAAAATGGTTACTACATTGAACCCACAATCTTTGTAGATGTCAAG GAGGACATGGTGATAGCCAAGGAGGAAATATTTGGACCAGTCATGTCCCTCATGAAGTTCAA GACGATGGAGGAGGCGATCGAGAGAGCGAATAATACAAGATATGGATTGGCTGCGGGGGTTGTGACGAAGAACTTGGACATAGCAAACAGGATGGCGAGATCAATTCACGCGGGCAGCATCTGGATCAACTGCTACTCTGCATTTGACAGTGACTGTCCTTTCGGCGGCTTCAAAATGAGTGGATTTGGGAAGGATCTGGGGATGCATTCGATTGAAAAATATCtccaagttaaatctgttgtcacaCGACTTCACGATTCTCCTTGGCTGTAG
- the LOC122000745 gene encoding protein GIGANTEA-like, whose product MSASLEKWTDGLQFSSLFWPPPHDEQQRKEQVAAYVEYFAQFTSEEFPEDIGQLIESHYPSKNEQLLDEVLATFVLHHPEHGHAVIHPILSLIIDGTLVYNRNASPFLSFINLFSHNSEKEYSEQWALACGEILRVLTHYNRPIHKVENCNSQIERSNSGNHATTSKISKTEANHTLQQEDRKQLRPLSAWITDILLAAPLGIRSDYFRWCAGIMGKYAAGGDLKPPTTACSRGAGKHPQLMPSTPRWAVANGAGVILSVCDEEVARYETANLTAAAVPALLLPPPKNALDEHLVATLPALEPYARLFHRYYAIATPSATQRLLLGLLEAPPSWAPDALDAAVQLVELLRAAEEYASGVRLPRNWMHLHFLRAIGIAMSMKVGIAADAAAALLFRIFSQPALLFPPLRHADGIKFQNELFDVYKSQVVDTISVSTIEATAQGIASMLCTHGPDVEWRICTIWEAAYGLLPLSSSVVDLPEIVVATPLQPPPLSWNLFLPLINVLEYLPRGSPSEACLVRIFVATVEAVLQRTFPQENSEKSKKARAHSSIWSATKNLVVAELHTMIHSLFLESCASMELASRLLFVMLTVCVSHDALPNGSKRPTGYGGDLADEIEEPQTLNGKASTRNKNGRKKGPVATFDSYVLAAVCALAYELQLFPLISKNHPCSESQDSTRMAKVAKTNRASHEFDKSIASAVCHTRRILYILEALFSLKPSSIGTSWSYSSNEIIAAAMVAAHVAELFGRSKACMNALSVLMRCKWDAEISTRASSLYQLIDMHGKIVASIVHKAEPLEAQLIWKDDKASSSGRKSSRNDNKHSSSPESCTNALETFSRLEDVTSKDDSVVWSSQKNITVLDAPALATFLTLDRNVGNNLSAQAFLRSVLAEKQELCFSVVSLLWHKLIAAPETKMDAESTSAQQGWRQVVDAICDVVSASPVKAVTAIVLQAEKDLQPWIARDDERGQRMWRINQRITKLIVELMRNHDRPEALMILAGASDILLRATDGMLIDGEACTLPQLELLEVTARAVGLVTLRGESGLTVADGLANLLKSRLPTTICCLSHPSALVRALSTSVLRDILQISKINPSDCIHEDRQGFSDSTYRCLNLGTVNWFADIEKCLKWEAHSRLATGLTLAFLHSAANELGCPISC is encoded by the exons ATGTCTGCCTCTCTAGAGAAGTGGACCGATGGACTGCAGTTCTCGTCCCTGTTCTGGCCTCCACCTCATGATGAACAGCAAAGGAAG GAACAAGTTGCAGCCTATGTTGAATATTTTGCCCAGTTCACCTCTGAGGAATTTCCAGAAGATATAGGCCAG CTAATTGAAAGTCATTATCCTTCGAAAAATGAGCAACTTTTGGATGAAGTTTTGG CTACATTTGTTTTGCACCATCCCGAACATGGCCATGCTGTTATTCATCCTATTCTTTCACTTATAATTGATGGGACACTAGTGTACAACAGGAATGCTTCTCCATTTTTATCCTTCATCAATCTATTCAGCCATAACTCTGAG AAAGAATATTCAGAACAGTGGGCTTTAGCATGTGGAGAAATTTTGCGGGTTTTGACCCACTACAATAGGCCAATTCACAAGGTTGAGAACTGTAATTCACAAATTGAAAGGAGCAACAGTGGCAACCATGCAACTACAAGCAAGATAAGCAAGACAGAAGCCAATCATACTCTACAACAGGAAGATAGGAAACAATTGCGTCCATTATCAGCTTGGATTACAGATATTTTGCTTGCTGCACCATTGGGAATTAGAAGTGATTATTTTAGATG GTGTGCTGGGATCATGGGAAAATATGCTGCAGGTGGTGACTTGAAGCCTCCGACAACAG CTTGTTCTCGTGGAGCTGGAAAGCATCCTCAACTTATGCCATCCACTCCTAGATGGGCGGTTGCCAATGGAGCTGGAGTTATACTGAGTGTTTGTGATGAGGAAGTAGCTCGTTATGAGACTGCAAATTTGACAGCTGCTGCTGTTCCTGCACTTTTGCTTCCTCCCCCTAAAAATGCCTTGGATGAACATCTTGTTGCCACACTACCTGCTCTTGAGCCTTATGCTCGGTTGTTTCATAG GTACTATGCCATTGCTACACCTAGTGCGACTCAAAGGCTGCTGCTCGGACTTCTTGAAGCTCCACCATCATGGGCACCTGATGCACTTGATGCTGCAGTACAACTAGTTGAACTCCTGAGGGCAGCTGAGGAGTATGCATCTGGCGTGAGG CTTCCAAGAAACTGGATGCATTTGCACTTCCTACGTGCAATCGGCATAGCAATGTCCATGAAAGTTGGCATAGCTGCAGATGCAGCAGCTGCTTTGCTTTTCCGCATATTTTCTCAGCCTGCATTACTCTTTCCCCCACTGAGACATGCTGATGGAATCAAATTCCAGAATGAACTTTTCGATGTTTATAAGAGCCAG GTAGTGGATACTATTTCCGTGTCTACGATTGAGGCAACTGCTCAAGGAATTGCATCAATGTTATGCACACATGGCCCTGATGTTGAATGGCGAATCTGTACTATTTGGGAAGCTGCCTATGGCTTACTTCCACTGAGTTCCTCAGTTGTTGATTTACCTGAAATAGTAGTTGCAACCCCTTTGCAACCACCTCCTCTGTCATGGAATTTGTTTTTGCCATTAATCAATGTCTTAGAGTATCTTCCTCGAGGAAGTCCATCTGAAGCATGCCTTGTGAGAATCTTTGTGGCCACTGTGGAGGCAGTGCTCCAGAGAACCTTTCCGCAAGAAAATTCTGAGAAATCCAAAAAAGCAAGAGCTCATAGCAGTATCTGGTCTGCCACTAAGAACTTAGTTGTCGCTGAACTTCACACAATGATACATTCTCTCTTTCTGGAATCTTGTGCATCAATGGAACTTGCTTCACGCTTGTTATTTGTCATGCTAACTGTTTGTGTAAGTCATGACGCTTTGCCTAATGGGAGCAAAAGACCAACAGGCTATGGTGGAGATTTAGCAGATGAGATTGAGGAGCCACAAACACTAAATGGAAAAGCATCTACAAGAAATAAGAATGGAAGAAAAAAGGGGCCAGTTGCAACATTTGATTCTTATGTTCTAGCAGCTGTTTGTGCATTGGCTTATGAACTTCAGTTGTTTCCCTTGATTTCAAAAAATCATCCATGCTCTGAATCTCAAGATTCCACAAGAATGGCAAAAGTTGCTAAGACCAATAGAGCTTCACATGAGTTTGATAAGAGTATTGCCTCTGCTGTATGTCACACACGTCGAATACTTTATATTCTTGAAGCTCTTTTCTCTTTGAAGCCTTCATCTATTGGTACATCATGGAGCTACAGTTCGAATGAGATAATAGCTGCTGCTATGGTTGCTGCTCATGTTGCTGAATTATTTGGAAGGTCAAAGGCTTGCATGAATGCATTGTCTGTTCTGATGAGATGCAAGTGGGATGCAGAAATTTCTACCAGGGCATCCTCTCTTTATCAGCTCATCGACATGCATGGTAAAATTGTTGCCTCTATTGTTCACAAGGCTGAGCCCCTTGAAGCACAATTGATATGGAAGGATGATAAAGCTTCTTCTAGTGGAAGGAAAAGCAGTAGAAATGATAATAAGCACAGTTCAAGCCCAGAATCTTGCACCAATGCGTTAGAAACTTTCTCCAGGCTTGAAGATGTAACTTCAAAAGATGATTCTGTGGTATGGTCATCACAAAAAAATATCACAGTCTTGGATGCTCCAGCTTTGGCAACTTTTCTTACACTGGATAGGAATGTTGGTAACAACTTGAGTGCACAAGCTTTTCTAAGGTCTGTGCTTGCAGAGAAACAGGAACTATGTTTCTCTGTTGTTTCGTTGTTGTGGCACAAATTAATTGCAGCTCCTGAAACAAAAATGGATGCAGAAAGTACATCTGCTCAGCAAGGTTGGAGGCAG GTGGTTGATGCAATATGTGATGTTGTCTCAGCCTCACCGGTCAAAGCAGTAACAGCAATTGTTCTACAG GCTGAAAAGGATTTGCAGCCTTGGATTGCAAGAGATGATGAACGTGGACAGAGAATGTGGAGAATCAACCAGCGAATTACCAAATTGATTGTAGAACTTATGAGGAATCATGACAGACCCGAGGCATTGATGATTCTAGCAGGGGCCTCAGATATTCTGTTACGTGCCACAGATGGAATGCTGATTGACGGAGAAGCATGCACCTTGCCACAATTGGAG CTCCTGGAAGTAACAGCAAGAGCAGTTGGACTTGTCACCCTACGAGGGGAGTCAGGCCTTACAGTTGCAGATGGCCTCGCAAATCTGTTGAAG TCTCGCTTGCCGACCACAATCTGCTGCCTTTCACACCCAAGCGCCCTTGTACGAGCTCTGAGTACATCAGTTCTTCGGGATATCCTCCAAATCAGCAAAATCAATCCGAGCGATTGTATTCATGAAGACAGACAAGGTTTCTCTGACTCAACTTACCGGTGCTTGAATCTAGGAACTGTTAACTGGTTTGCGGACATCGAGAAATGCTTGAAATGGGAGGCTCATAGCAGGCTTGCAACTGGTTTGACTCTGGCTTTCCTTCACTCGGCTGCCAACGAATTAGGCTGCCCTATTTCGTGTTGA
- the LOC122000747 gene encoding probable WRKY transcription factor 48: MFPSATSSTTAVKMNQQIGLVENPIISSFNFQTSLLPLSSSPYAMVGGGGGGGGGDLVPTHGDDDGHHFIRPSNNIDLWSPDRASKEVGAVQINHGSMISSKNNGKPDGGLGVGSMSMRTMMKKKVKGARRKMREPRFCFKTMSEVDVLDDGYKWRKYGQKVVKNTQHPRSYYRCTQENCRVKKRIERLAEDPRMVITTYEGRHVHSPSHDEEDSQAPSKVSTLFW, from the exons ATGTTTCCTTCGGCCACTTCCAGTACTACTGCAGTGAAGATGAACCAGCAAATAGGTTTGGTGGAAAACCCTATAATCAGCAGCTTCAATTTCCAGACTTCACTTCTTCCTTTAAGCTCTTCTCCCTACGCTAtggttggaggaggaggaggaggaggagggggagatCTTGTTCCCACACATGGAGACGACGATGGTCATCACTTTATTAGGCCATCAAACAATATTGATTTATG GTCACCAGATAGAGCATCGAAGGAAGTTGGAGCAGTGCAGATTAATCATGGTAGCATGATCAGTAGCAAGAATAATGGTAAGCCGGATGGTGGGCTGGGGGTCGGTTCGATGTCGATGAGGAcgatgatgaagaagaaggtcaagGGGGCGAGGAGGAAGATGAGGGAGCCGAGGTTTTGCTTCAAGACGATGAGCGAGGTAGATGTGTTAGATGATGGCTACAAGTGGAGGAAATATGGCCAGAAGGTTGTCAAGAACACACAACATCCAag GAGCTACTATAGATGCACCCAGGAGAACTGCCGGGTGAAGAAGCGGATCGAACGGTTGGCGGAGGACCCGCGGATGGTGATCACGACGTACGAAGGCCGACACGTGCATTCTCCGTCGCACGACGAGGAGGATTCACAAGCTCCGTCCAAAGTCAGTACTCTCTTTTGGTAG
- the LOC122000746 gene encoding aldehyde dehydrogenase family 2 member C4-like isoform X1 — MACGLKMPEIKFTKLFINGSFVDAVSGKTFATTDPRSGEVITMVAEGEKDDVDLAVKAAREAFDHGQWPRMSGFQRGQIMIKFADLIDQHIEELATLDSLEVGKLFSHNKLADIPSATRMLRYFAGAADKIHGETLKMGGPFHGYTLKEPIGVVGHIIPWNFPTVMFFFKVSPALAAGCTMVVKPAEQSSLSALYYAFLAKQAGIPDGVLNVVTGFGPTAGAAIASHMDINQVSFTGSTEVGRLIMEAAARSNLKPVSLELGGKSPLIIFDDADINMAVKLAQRAVFYNKGEVCVAASRIYVQEGIYDDFMKKAVETVGDWIVGDPFDPHVHQGPQVVDKEQFEKVLRYIEHGKREGATIVAGGKPCGENGYYIEPTIFVDVKEDMVIAKEEIFGPVMSLMKFKTMEEAIERANNTRYGLAAGVVTKNLDIANRMARSIHAGSIWINCYSAFDSDCPFGGFKMSGFGKDLGMHSIEKYLQVKSVVTRLHDSPWL; from the exons ATGGCCTGTGGATTGAAGATGCCGGAAATCAAGTTCACTAAGCTCTTCATTAATGGCAGCTTCGTCGACGCCGTCTcag GGAAGACATTTGCAACGACAGATCCGCGCTCAGGGGAGGTGATAACGATGGTGGCAGAGGGCGAAAAAGACGACGTGGATTTAGCAGTGAAGGCAGCAAGAGAAGCTTTTGACCATGGCCAATGGCCTCGCATGTCTGGATTT caAAGAGGACAGATTATGATCAAGTTCGCAGACTTGATCGACCAGCACATCGAGGAATTAGCCACACTCGACAGCTTAGAAGTGGGGAAGCTGTTCTCCCACAACAAGCTGGCTGACATCCCCTCGGCTACCCGGATGCTCCGGTACTTCGCCGGCGCCGCCGATAAGATCCACGGCGAAACACTAAAGATGGGCGGACCGTTCCATGGATACACGCTCAAGGAGCCCATTGGGGTGGTCGGGCATATAATACCTTGGAATTTCCCGACCGTCATGTTCTTCTTCAAGGTCTCCCCTGCTTTGGCTGCGGGCTGCACCATGGTTGTCAAACCGGCAGAGCAGAGCTCGCTCTCTGCACTTTACTATGCTTTCTTGGCTAAGCAG GCAGGCATTCCAGATGGCGTTCTGAATGTCGTGACCGGTTTTGGCCCAACTGCCGGAGCTGCCATTGCTTCTCACATGGACATCAACCAA GTTAGTTTCACAGGATCCACTGAAGTAGGACGTTTGATCATGGAGGCAGCTGCGAGAAGCAACTTGAAGCCCGTATCACTCGAATTGGGTgggaaatcaccattaatcatctTCGACGATGCAGATATCAACATGGCCGTTAAACTCGCTCAAAGGGCAGTGTTCTACAACAAG GGAGAAGTGTGCGTGGCCGCATCGCGAATCTACGTACAAGAAGGAATTTACGACGACTTCATGAAGAAGGCGGTGGAGACTGTGGGTGACTGGATTGTCGGTGACCCTTTCGATCCACATGTTCATCAGGGGCCTCAAGTA GTGGACAAGGAGCAATTCGAGAAGGTCCTCAGATATATCGAGCATGGCAAAAGAGAAGGAGCTACCATTGTTGCTGGAGGCAAACCCTGTGGTGAAAATGGTTACTACATTGAACCCACAATCTTTGTAGATGTCAAG GAGGACATGGTGATAGCCAAGGAGGAAATATTTGGACCAGTCATGTCCCTCATGAAGTTCAA GACGATGGAGGAGGCGATCGAGAGAGCGAATAATACAAGATATGGATTGGCTGCGGGGGTTGTGACGAAGAACTTGGACATAGCAAACAGGATGGCGAGATCAATTCACGCGGGCAGCATCTGGATCAACTGCTACTCTGCATTTGACAGTGACTGTCCTTTCGGCGGCTTCAAAATGAGTGGATTTGGGAAGGATCTGGGGATGCATTCGATTGAAAAATATCtccaagttaaatctgttgtcacaCGACTTCACGATTCTCCTTGGCTGTAG